From a single Bacillus pseudomycoides DSM 12442 genomic region:
- the lrgB gene encoding antiholin-like protein LrgB, whose translation MASTMTPYFGIVVSLIAYGIGTFLFKHSKGFFLFTPLFVAMVLGIVFLKVGNFTFEEYNTGGKMISFFLEPATIAFAIPLYKQVDKLKKYWWQILSAIVVGSVCSVIVVFIVAKAIGLDTSVMNSMLPQAATTAIALPISESIGGIPAITSFAVIFNAVIVYALGALFLKTFKVKNPIAKGLALGTAGHALGVAVGIEMGEVEAAMASIAVTVVGVVTVVVIPMFMPFIG comes from the coding sequence ATGGCAAGCACAATGACTCCATACTTCGGAATCGTCGTTTCATTAATCGCATACGGGATCGGAACATTCTTATTTAAACATTCAAAAGGATTCTTCTTATTTACACCACTGTTTGTAGCAATGGTACTTGGTATTGTCTTTTTAAAGGTTGGAAATTTTACATTTGAAGAATATAATACTGGCGGTAAAATGATTAGTTTCTTCTTAGAGCCAGCAACAATTGCCTTTGCAATTCCGTTATACAAACAAGTTGATAAGCTAAAAAAATATTGGTGGCAAATTTTATCCGCTATCGTTGTTGGATCTGTTTGTTCGGTGATTGTCGTGTTCATTGTCGCAAAAGCAATTGGTTTAGATACATCTGTAATGAACTCTATGCTACCACAGGCAGCAACAACAGCAATTGCACTACCAATATCTGAAAGTATCGGTGGTATTCCAGCAATTACATCTTTTGCAGTTATCTTTAACGCAGTTATTGTATACGCACTTGGTGCTTTATTCTTAAAAACATTTAAAGTGAAAAATCCAATTGCGAAAGGATTAGCGCTAGGAACTGCGGGACATGCACTTGGCGTTGCGGTTGGGATTGAAATGGGCGAAGTAGAAGCAGCAATGGCAAGTATTGCAGTAACGGTCGTTGGGGTTGTAACGGTAGTTGTTATTCCGATGTTTATGCCATTTATCGGCTAA
- a CDS encoding LytR/AlgR family response regulator transcription factor codes for MLKVLVVDDEMLARDELKYLLQRTKEVDVIEEADCVEDALEKLMGNKPDLVFLDIQLSDDNGFEIANILKKMKNPPSIVFATAYDQYALQAFEVDALDYILKPFDEERIAQTLKKYKKRKQTETEKNQDVRAKDVAAEMHKLALPIEESIVLVNIEDIVYVGLVDGKVTVKTIRETYVTHDTLVILEKKLPQTSFMRVHRSFLTNINYISEIQPWFNSTYNLIMKEGSKVPVSRTYAKELKKLLRI; via the coding sequence GTGTTAAAGGTATTAGTAGTTGACGATGAGATGTTAGCACGGGATGAATTGAAATATTTATTGCAGCGTACGAAAGAAGTGGATGTAATTGAAGAAGCTGATTGCGTGGAAGATGCATTAGAAAAGCTAATGGGGAATAAGCCGGATCTTGTCTTTTTAGATATTCAGCTTTCAGATGATAATGGATTTGAGATTGCGAATATATTAAAGAAAATGAAGAACCCACCGTCCATTGTTTTTGCAACAGCTTACGATCAATATGCGCTGCAAGCATTTGAGGTGGATGCATTAGATTATATTTTAAAGCCGTTTGATGAAGAGCGAATTGCACAGACACTGAAAAAATATAAGAAACGAAAGCAAACTGAAACAGAGAAAAACCAAGATGTAAGAGCTAAAGATGTAGCTGCGGAGATGCATAAGCTTGCATTGCCAATAGAAGAATCCATTGTGCTCGTGAATATTGAAGATATTGTTTATGTGGGACTTGTGGACGGGAAAGTAACTGTAAAGACGATTCGGGAAACATACGTAACCCATGATACGCTTGTTATTTTAGAAAAGAAGCTGCCGCAAACGAGCTTTATGCGCGTTCACCGTAGTTTTCTTACGAATATCAACTATATTTCGGAAATACAGCCCTGGTTTAACTCTACTTATAATTTAATTATGAAAGAGGGATCTAAGGTACCTGTAAGTCGTACATATGCAAAGGAACTTAAAAAGCTGCTTCGTATTTAA
- a CDS encoding NAD-dependent epimerase/dehydratase family protein, with the protein MTKILVLGGTRFFGKRLVESLLQAGHDVTIATRGLKTDSFGSAVKRVVVDREDEGMLKEMLAGASYDAVYDNLCYSPNAAKIICKVLHSKVKKYIVTSSMAVYESALSLKEDDFNPYQYPIVYGDRQGFSYSEGKRLAEAVLFKHATFPVIAVRFPVVIGENDYTKRLQFYVENIVKKIPFVVEDIEGKMSFIHEKEAGGFLAYLSTMNINGPINACSNGVISMREIIDFIEENTGIKACIEAEGKNIAPYNGMTSCTMNNTRAKELGFQFRKLETDVNHILKHYIEVI; encoded by the coding sequence ATGACGAAAATATTAGTGTTAGGCGGAACAAGATTTTTCGGAAAACGATTAGTTGAAAGCCTCCTGCAAGCTGGGCACGATGTAACAATTGCAACGCGGGGACTTAAGACAGACTCGTTTGGTAGTGCTGTTAAAAGAGTCGTTGTAGATCGAGAAGATGAAGGGATGCTAAAGGAAATGTTAGCGGGAGCAAGTTATGACGCTGTGTATGATAACCTATGCTATAGTCCGAATGCAGCGAAGATTATATGCAAAGTACTTCATAGTAAGGTGAAGAAATATATTGTTACATCCTCAATGGCTGTATATGAGTCGGCACTATCTTTAAAAGAAGATGATTTCAATCCGTATCAGTATCCAATTGTTTATGGAGATAGGCAAGGTTTTTCTTATAGTGAAGGAAAAAGATTAGCAGAGGCCGTTTTGTTTAAACATGCAACATTTCCTGTAATTGCAGTGCGCTTTCCAGTTGTTATTGGTGAAAATGATTATACAAAGCGATTGCAGTTTTATGTTGAAAATATCGTGAAGAAAATACCTTTTGTAGTAGAAGATATAGAAGGCAAAATGTCTTTTATCCATGAAAAAGAAGCAGGTGGTTTTCTAGCATATCTTAGTACGATGAATATAAATGGTCCAATTAATGCATGTAGTAATGGTGTGATTTCTATGCGAGAAATTATTGATTTTATAGAAGAAAATACAGGCATAAAGGCTTGTATTGAAGCGGAAGGAAAAAATATAGCTCCGTATAATGGCATGACAAGTTGTACGATGAATAATACAAGAGCGAAAGAGTTAGGATTTCAGTTTAGAAAGTTAGAAACTGATGTGAATCATATATTGAAACACTATATTGAAGTAATATAA
- a CDS encoding nitric oxide synthase oxygenase: MDKMKELIDEARKFITICYQELAREQQIEERLSQIVLEIERTGTYEHTFEELVHGARMAWRNSNRCIGRLFWNKMHILDAREVNDEEGVYNALIHHIRYATNNGKIKPTITIFKQYNGEQNNIRIYNHQLIRYAGFETEMEVIGDSHSIPFTAFCQKLGWNGEGTNFDVLPLVFSVDGREPVYREIPKEEVKEVEIEHPEYPFVSLGAKWYGVPMISDMRLEIGGISYTAAPFNGWYMETEIGARNLADHDRYNLLPAVAEIMNLDTSRNSTLWKDKALVELNVAVLHSFKKQGVSIVDHHTAAQQFGQFEKQEAACGRVVTGNWVWLIPPLSPATTHIYHKPYPNDILTPNFFHK; this comes from the coding sequence ATGGATAAAATGAAAGAATTAATAGATGAAGCAAGGAAGTTTATTACAATTTGTTATCAAGAGCTTGCTAGAGAGCAGCAAATAGAAGAGCGTCTCAGCCAAATTGTGTTGGAAATAGAGCGGACAGGAACATATGAACACACCTTTGAGGAACTTGTTCATGGTGCACGTATGGCTTGGAGAAATAGTAACCGATGTATTGGAAGATTATTTTGGAATAAAATGCATATATTAGATGCTCGTGAAGTGAATGATGAGGAAGGGGTATATAATGCACTTATTCATCATATTCGATATGCAACGAATAACGGAAAAATTAAACCGACAATTACAATTTTTAAGCAGTATAACGGTGAACAAAATAACATTCGAATTTATAACCATCAGTTGATTCGTTATGCGGGATTTGAAACAGAAATGGAAGTGATAGGTGATTCTCATTCGATTCCATTTACAGCGTTTTGTCAGAAACTTGGCTGGAATGGAGAAGGTACGAATTTTGATGTATTGCCACTCGTATTTTCTGTTGATGGACGAGAACCTGTATATAGGGAAATTCCGAAAGAAGAGGTAAAAGAGGTTGAGATTGAGCACCCAGAATATCCATTTGTATCCTTAGGTGCAAAATGGTATGGGGTACCAATGATTTCAGATATGCGTCTAGAGATTGGTGGCATTTCTTATACAGCTGCTCCTTTTAATGGTTGGTATATGGAAACAGAAATTGGGGCTCGTAATTTGGCAGATCATGATCGTTATAATTTACTTCCAGCTGTTGCAGAAATAATGAATTTGGATACTTCGAGAAACAGTACATTATGGAAAGATAAGGCGTTAGTTGAATTAAATGTAGCTGTTTTGCATTCTTTCAAAAAGCAAGGAGTAAGTATTGTAGATCATCATACAGCAGCACAGCAGTTTGGACAATTTGAAAAGCAAGAGGCGGCTTGTGGCCGTGTCGTGACGGGAAATTGGGTATGGCTCATTCCACCATTATCGCCAGCTACTACCCACATCTATCATAAACCTTATCCGAATGATATTCTGACTCCAAATTTCTTTCATAAATAA
- a CDS encoding AI-2E family transporter, producing MQMKSLFQSKGFQRLLVLLLLALILYGLQSMFNLILITFILTYLMDRFQKFISRKLDHFMPINRKIIISLLYVMLVGGITVTLVKYLPVLTVQISQLIYQFNVFFKNPPDNEIIKAAINAINHMELSKYIGQGVDILYKSIANVGKFGLQFFLSLILSLFFLLEKARIVAFTAKFKESRLAVFYNEIEYFGKKFARSFGKVIEAQFLIAIVNCVLSVIALWILGFPQLLGLALMIFLLGLIPVAGVIISLVPLCMIAYNIGSITYVVYILIIVAVIHALESYVLNPKFMSQKTNLPIFYTFMVLTFSEHFLGVWGLIIGIPIFVFLLDVLDVTSDEIEKDSAKK from the coding sequence ATGCAAATGAAAAGCCTGTTTCAAAGCAAAGGATTCCAAAGATTACTTGTACTGCTCTTGTTGGCTCTTATATTATATGGGCTACAAAGTATGTTTAATTTAATTTTAATTACGTTCATTCTTACGTATTTAATGGATCGATTCCAAAAGTTTATTTCTCGAAAACTCGATCATTTTATGCCGATTAATCGAAAAATTATTATATCGTTATTATATGTGATGTTAGTTGGTGGAATCACTGTTACGTTAGTTAAGTATCTGCCAGTACTAACGGTGCAAATCTCACAATTAATCTACCAGTTTAATGTATTCTTTAAAAATCCACCAGATAATGAAATTATAAAGGCAGCAATTAATGCCATTAACCATATGGAGCTTTCCAAATATATTGGGCAAGGTGTGGACATTCTTTATAAATCCATCGCCAATGTTGGGAAGTTTGGGCTGCAATTTTTCCTTTCTCTTATTTTAAGTTTATTCTTCTTACTTGAGAAGGCACGTATTGTCGCTTTTACCGCGAAATTTAAAGAGAGCAGACTTGCCGTTTTTTATAATGAAATTGAATATTTCGGAAAGAAATTCGCACGTTCTTTTGGAAAAGTAATTGAAGCGCAGTTTTTAATTGCTATTGTTAATTGCGTTTTATCTGTTATTGCGCTATGGATTTTAGGATTCCCACAATTGCTTGGTTTAGCGTTAATGATCTTTTTACTCGGCTTAATTCCAGTAGCTGGTGTAATCATTTCGCTCGTTCCGCTTTGTATGATTGCTTATAATATTGGTAGCATTACGTATGTAGTTTATATTTTAATAATTGTTGCTGTTATTCATGCACTTGAAAGTTATGTGTTAAATCCAAAATTCATGTCACAAAAAACGAATTTACCGATTTTTTATACATTTATGGTATTAACTTTCTCTGAACACTTTTTAGGTGTGTGGGGGCTTATTATTGGTATACCAATTTTTGTGTTCCTATTAGATGTGTTAGATGTGACGAGCGATGAGATAGAAAAAGATTCTGCTAAAAAATAG
- the lrgA gene encoding antiholin-like murein hydrolase modulator LrgA, whose protein sequence is MSTKKVYSFLSQAFVFSAIMLVSHIIATHLPIPMPSSVIGLVILFSLLCLKVIKLEQVESLGTALTGIIGFLFVPSGISVINSLGVMGQYFVQIITVIVVATIILLAVTGLFAQFILGKDEKETTDTKQLDVVNKGRKHGKVV, encoded by the coding sequence GTGAGTACAAAAAAAGTATACAGTTTCTTATCACAAGCATTTGTTTTTTCAGCTATCATGTTGGTTTCTCATATTATTGCAACGCACTTACCAATTCCAATGCCTTCATCAGTAATCGGATTAGTCATTTTGTTTAGTCTATTATGTTTAAAGGTTATTAAGTTGGAGCAGGTTGAATCACTTGGAACGGCGTTAACAGGTATTATTGGATTTCTTTTCGTACCATCTGGTATTTCCGTTATTAACTCTCTTGGGGTAATGGGGCAATACTTTGTACAAATCATAACTGTAATTGTTGTCGCAACAATTATTTTACTAGCAGTAACAGGTTTATTTGCACAATTTATTCTAGGTAAAGATGAAAAAGAAACAACTGATACAAAACAATTAGATGTTGTAAATAAAGGACGCAAACACGGAAAAGTTGTGTAA
- the msrB gene encoding peptide-methionine (R)-S-oxide reductase MsrB, translated as MKKHWPKDNAHLKERLTDMQFYVTQENGTEPPFQNEYWNHKEEGIYVDIVSGEPLFTSLDKFDSGCGWPSFTKPVMSASVKEKMDVSHNMTRTEVRSKEGDSHLGHVFPDGPGPNGLRYCINSAALRFIPKEELEKEGYGDFLILFGNKK; from the coding sequence ATTAAAAAGCACTGGCCGAAAGATAATGCGCATTTAAAAGAGCGATTAACAGATATGCAATTTTATGTAACACAAGAAAATGGTACAGAGCCTCCGTTCCAAAACGAATATTGGAATCATAAAGAGGAAGGAATTTACGTAGACATTGTTTCCGGTGAACCACTATTTACTTCTTTAGATAAATTCGATAGTGGATGCGGTTGGCCGAGTTTTACAAAACCAGTGATGTCCGCTAGTGTAAAAGAGAAAATGGATGTTAGTCACAATATGACGCGTACGGAAGTAAGAAGTAAAGAAGGCGATTCTCACCTTGGGCATGTGTTCCCAGATGGGCCAGGTCCGAATGGTCTTCGTTACTGCATTAATTCAGCGGCGCTTCGGTTTATTCCGAAAGAGGAATTGGAGAAAGAAGGCTATGGAGATTTTTTAATCTTGTTCGGAAATAAAAAATAG
- a CDS encoding efflux RND transporter permease subunit codes for MNKIINFSLKNKFAVWLLTIIVTIAGIYSGLNMKLETIPDITTPVVTVTTVYPGATPAEVADKVSKPMEEQLQNLNGVNVVSSSSYQNASSIQVEYNFDKNMEKAETEIKEALANVKLPEGVKDPKVSRVNFNAFPVISLSVASKDESLAALTEKVEKNIVPGLKGLDGVASVQIAGQQVDEVQLVFKKDKMQELGLSEDTIKNIIKGSDVSLPLGLYTFKDTEKSVVVDGNITTIKALKEMKIPAVPSAASGQGKPGAGAQAPQMNPAAANGIPTVTLEEIADIKEVGKAESISRTNGKEAIGIQIVKAADANTVDVVNAVKDKVKDFEKKYKDLEIISTFDQGAPIEKSVDTMLSKAIFGAIFAIVIIMLFLRNIRTTLISVVSIPLSLLIAVLVLKQMDITLNMMTLGAMTVAIGRVVDDSIVVIENIYRRMSLSDEKLKGRDLIREATKEMFVPIMSSTIVTIAVFLPLGLVKGMIGEMFLPFALTIVFALLASLLVAVTIVPMLAHSLFKKESTREKQVHHEEKPSKLANGYKRLLGWALNHKIITSSLAVLLLVGSLALVPIIGVSFLPSEEEKMIIATYNPAPGQTLEDVEKITTKAEKHFQDKKDVKTIQFSLGGENPMSPGKTNQAMFFVQYDNDTKNFDKEKEQVIKDLQKMTGKGEWKSQDFGASGGSNEIKLYVYGDSSEDIKPVVKDIQDIMKKNKDLKDVDSSIAKTYAEYTLVADQEKLSKMGLTAAQIGMGLSNQHDRPVLTTIKKDGKDVNVYVEAEKHDYQTIDDLTNRKITTPLGNEVAVKDVMTVKEGETSNTVTHRDGRVYAEVSAKLTSDDVSKASAAVQKEVDKMDLPSGVDVSMGGVTKDIQESFKQLGLAMLAAIAIVYFVLVVTFGGALAPLAILFSLPFTIIGALVALLISGETLSVSAMIGALMLIGIVVTNAIVLIDRVIHKEREGLSTREALLEAGATRLRPILMTAIATIGALIPLALGFEGSGLISKGLGVTVIGGLTSSTLLTLLIVPIVYEVLSKFKKKTVE; via the coding sequence ATGAACAAAATCATTAACTTTTCTTTAAAAAATAAGTTCGCAGTTTGGCTACTAACCATTATTGTTACCATTGCAGGGATTTACTCCGGCCTTAATATGAAGCTAGAAACAATTCCTGACATTACAACGCCAGTTGTAACGGTAACAACGGTTTATCCTGGTGCTACACCAGCAGAAGTAGCTGATAAGGTATCGAAACCGATGGAAGAACAGCTGCAGAATTTAAATGGCGTGAACGTTGTAAGTTCTTCCTCTTATCAAAATGCTTCGTCTATTCAAGTAGAATATAACTTTGATAAGAATATGGAAAAAGCTGAAACTGAAATTAAAGAAGCACTTGCAAATGTAAAATTACCAGAAGGCGTGAAAGATCCAAAAGTTTCTCGAGTAAACTTTAATGCCTTTCCTGTTATTTCATTAAGCGTAGCAAGTAAAGATGAATCTTTAGCTGCCTTAACTGAAAAGGTTGAGAAAAATATTGTTCCAGGACTAAAAGGGCTCGATGGCGTTGCATCTGTTCAAATTGCTGGACAACAAGTAGATGAAGTGCAACTCGTCTTTAAAAAAGATAAGATGCAAGAATTGGGTTTAAGTGAAGATACTATTAAAAATATCATTAAAGGTTCTGATGTATCTTTACCACTTGGTCTCTATACTTTTAAAGATACGGAGAAATCAGTTGTTGTAGATGGTAATATTACAACAATCAAAGCTTTAAAAGAAATGAAGATTCCTGCCGTCCCTTCAGCAGCAAGTGGTCAAGGCAAACCAGGAGCAGGAGCTCAAGCGCCACAGATGAATCCAGCTGCAGCTAACGGAATTCCCACTGTTACATTAGAAGAAATTGCTGATATTAAAGAAGTAGGAAAAGCCGAATCTATTTCGCGTACAAATGGAAAAGAAGCAATCGGTATCCAAATCGTAAAAGCTGCTGATGCAAATACAGTTGATGTCGTAAATGCGGTCAAAGACAAAGTGAAGGACTTTGAGAAAAAATATAAAGACTTAGAAATCATCTCAACATTTGACCAAGGTGCACCGATTGAGAAATCAGTTGATACTATGCTTAGCAAAGCAATATTTGGTGCCATCTTTGCTATTGTTATTATTATGTTGTTCTTACGAAACATTCGAACAACATTGATTTCTGTTGTCTCTATACCACTTTCTTTATTAATTGCTGTTTTAGTATTAAAACAGATGGATATTACACTTAACATGATGACGCTTGGAGCGATGACCGTTGCCATTGGGCGCGTTGTCGATGATTCGATCGTTGTTATTGAAAATATTTACCGACGCATGTCCTTATCAGACGAAAAATTAAAAGGTAGAGACTTAATTCGTGAAGCGACAAAAGAGATGTTTGTTCCGATTATGTCTTCAACAATTGTAACAATTGCAGTCTTTTTACCTCTTGGACTTGTAAAAGGTATGATTGGTGAAATGTTCTTACCGTTCGCTTTAACAATTGTCTTTGCCTTGTTAGCTTCATTACTTGTAGCAGTTACAATTGTACCGATGTTAGCACACTCTTTATTTAAAAAGGAAAGTACAAGAGAAAAACAAGTACATCATGAAGAAAAACCAAGTAAATTAGCAAATGGCTATAAACGCCTGCTTGGATGGGCATTAAACCATAAAATCATTACATCTAGCCTTGCTGTTCTTTTATTAGTAGGTAGCCTTGCACTTGTACCAATTATCGGTGTAAGTTTCTTACCATCTGAAGAAGAGAAAATGATTATTGCAACGTATAACCCTGCACCAGGGCAAACTTTAGAAGATGTTGAAAAAATTACAACAAAAGCTGAAAAACACTTCCAAGATAAAAAAGATGTAAAAACAATTCAGTTCTCATTAGGTGGAGAAAACCCAATGAGTCCAGGTAAAACAAATCAAGCTATGTTCTTCGTTCAGTATGATAATGACACAAAGAACTTCGACAAAGAGAAAGAACAAGTTATTAAAGACTTACAAAAGATGACAGGAAAAGGTGAATGGAAAAGCCAAGACTTCGGAGCAAGTGGCGGTAGCAATGAAATCAAGCTGTACGTATACGGAGATAGCTCAGAAGACATCAAACCTGTTGTTAAAGATATTCAGGACATCATGAAAAAGAATAAAGATTTAAAAGATGTTGACTCTAGTATTGCAAAAACATACGCAGAATACACATTAGTCGCTGATCAAGAAAAATTAAGTAAGATGGGGCTAACCGCTGCCCAAATTGGAATGGGACTTTCTAACCAACATGATCGCCCTGTCCTTACTACAATCAAAAAAGACGGTAAAGATGTTAACGTATATGTAGAAGCAGAAAAACATGATTATCAAACAATTGATGATTTAACAAATCGTAAAATTACAACACCACTTGGCAACGAGGTTGCTGTTAAAGATGTTATGACTGTAAAAGAAGGTGAAACTTCCAATACAGTAACACATCGTGATGGTCGCGTTTATGCAGAAGTAAGTGCAAAATTAACATCTGATGATGTTTCTAAAGCATCTGCTGCTGTCCAGAAAGAAGTAGATAAAATGGATCTTCCTTCTGGTGTAGATGTTTCTATGGGTGGTGTTACAAAAGATATTCAAGAATCATTTAAACAACTTGGCCTAGCAATGTTAGCTGCGATTGCCATTGTATACTTCGTTCTTGTCGTTACATTCGGCGGTGCACTTGCACCACTCGCAATCTTATTCTCGCTACCATTTACAATCATTGGTGCCCTTGTTGCCTTATTGATTTCTGGTGAAACGTTAAGCGTATCGGCAATGATTGGTGCCCTTATGTTAATCGGTATCGTTGTAACGAATGCAATTGTTCTCATCGACCGTGTTATTCATAAGGAGCGCGAGGGGCTATCAACACGCGAAGCATTGTTAGAAGCTGGCGCAACACGCTTACGCCCAATTCTAATGACTGCAATCGCAACAATTGGTGCCCTTATCCCGCTTGCACTAGGATTCGAAGGAAGTGGATTAATTTCTAAAGGTCTTGGAGTAACGGTAATTGGTGGGTTAACAAGTTCAACATTACTAACACTTCTTATCGTTCCAATTGTTTATGAGGTACTCAGTAAGTTTAAAAAGAAAACAGTAGAATAA
- a CDS encoding sensor histidine kinase: MLDLVLMMIERVGLIVILGFLLSHIKTFRRLLHKQDGYKDKLMLICIFSLFTIISNYTGIEIAGNTIMNENWLQGVSSSSTIANTRIMGVGISGLLGGPIVGIGVGFIAGIHRYMLGGTTALSCAISSILAGIITGYIGRVFQKHNRVITPKFSAVLSVFIVSLEMIMILSIVEDGFDVVKKIAIPMILVNSFGSFILLSMVQAILRQEENAKALQTHKVLRIADKTLPYFRQGLTEESCKHVAQIIHRFTGTDAVSLTDTEKILAHVGLASDHHIPSHSLITGLSKEVLKTGKIMKAKSREIINCQHEECPLQAAIVIPLTSHGNTIGTLKLYFKNPNQLSRVEEELAEGLAKIFSTQLELGEAELQSKLLQDAEIKALQAQINPHFLFNAINTVSALCRTDVEKARKLLLQLSVYFRCNLQGARQLLIPLEQELNHVHAYLSLEQARFPNKYEVKTYIEEGLQTILLPPFVLQLLVENALRHAFPKKQPICQVEIYAHAQGDMVHFKVKDNGQGIEQGRLEQLGGAVVPSEKGTGTALYNINQRLIGLFGKDTTLHIESELEKGTEILFTIPIQNIGEEESGVKGISS, from the coding sequence ATGCTAGATTTAGTGCTTATGATGATTGAACGAGTTGGATTAATTGTTATATTAGGTTTTTTACTTTCGCATATTAAAACATTTAGGCGCCTTCTTCATAAACAAGATGGATATAAAGATAAGCTCATGCTTATTTGTATTTTTTCGTTATTTACAATTATAAGCAATTACACAGGAATTGAAATTGCAGGGAATACCATTATGAATGAAAATTGGCTGCAAGGTGTCTCTTCATCGAGTACGATTGCCAATACACGTATTATGGGAGTTGGAATTAGTGGTTTACTAGGTGGACCGATTGTCGGGATTGGCGTTGGATTTATTGCTGGCATTCATCGTTATATGCTTGGGGGAACAACAGCCCTTAGTTGTGCGATTTCATCTATTTTAGCAGGAATTATTACCGGTTATATTGGCCGTGTTTTTCAAAAGCACAACCGTGTGATTACACCTAAATTCTCAGCTGTTTTAAGTGTTTTTATTGTATCTTTGGAAATGATTATGATCTTATCTATTGTAGAAGATGGATTTGACGTTGTAAAAAAAATCGCAATACCGATGATTCTTGTGAATAGTTTCGGGAGTTTTATTTTATTGTCTATGGTACAAGCTATTTTACGCCAAGAAGAAAATGCCAAGGCTTTACAAACTCATAAAGTACTTCGGATTGCTGATAAGACATTGCCTTATTTTCGCCAAGGCTTAACGGAGGAATCTTGTAAACATGTGGCACAAATTATCCATCGTTTTACAGGGACAGATGCGGTATCTTTAACAGATACAGAAAAAATATTGGCGCACGTTGGATTAGCGTCTGATCACCATATCCCTTCTCATAGTTTAATTACAGGATTATCAAAAGAAGTATTAAAAACAGGGAAAATAATGAAAGCGAAATCACGAGAGATTATTAACTGTCAACATGAAGAATGTCCTTTGCAGGCAGCAATCGTTATTCCGTTAACTTCGCATGGCAATACAATTGGAACATTAAAGCTTTATTTTAAAAATCCGAACCAATTAAGCCGTGTGGAAGAAGAATTAGCAGAAGGGTTAGCGAAGATTTTCTCAACACAGCTTGAGTTAGGAGAGGCAGAATTACAAAGTAAACTACTTCAAGATGCAGAGATAAAAGCATTACAAGCACAAATTAATCCGCATTTTTTATTCAATGCGATTAATACAGTATCAGCTTTATGCCGTACAGATGTAGAAAAGGCAAGAAAGCTCTTATTGCAACTTAGTGTTTATTTTCGGTGTAATCTACAGGGAGCACGCCAGTTACTTATTCCATTAGAGCAAGAACTGAATCATGTACATGCATATTTATCATTAGAACAAGCAAGGTTCCCGAATAAATATGAGGTGAAAACATATATAGAAGAAGGATTACAGACAATTTTACTCCCACCATTTGTACTGCAATTGTTAGTGGAAAATGCACTTCGTCATGCCTTTCCGAAAAAACAACCAATTTGTCAGGTAGAAATTTATGCACACGCGCAGGGAGATATGGTTCATTTTAAAGTGAAAGATAATGGTCAGGGAATTGAACAAGGGCGCTTAGAGCAATTAGGAGGGGCAGTCGTTCCATCGGAAAAAGGAACAGGAACGGCACTATATAATATTAATCAACGGTTAATAGGACTGTTTGGGAAAGATACAACACTTCATATCGAGAGTGAATTAGAAAAAGGGACAGAAATTTTATTTACAATTCCGATTCAAAACATAGGGGAGGAAGAAAGCGGTGTTAAAGGTATTAGTAGTTGA